Proteins encoded within one genomic window of Candidatus Syntrophocurvum alkaliphilum:
- a CDS encoding cell division protein FtsQ/DivIB, which produces MKSSLRLVFSFSIMFFIVLVSVYLFLHSSFFKVDKIYVSGDETVPPEEVISLSSLEKGINIFRVNKELTSRSVEIHPMIKKANINRRIPRSIEIDIHERKVWAVVPANGNLLFIDNEGVLLDRASSAKINNYLIITMDKVPERITLGQVVNKDVVRMISPLIEQLSSDEKRHISQFHYHNKEDSLTIFTLNGTEIRFGDKERFEEKVKFFNNILLFEQQLNEEGRDVLKYVDLRFKGQPIVSTLLGSSTSTTQMPEVNIYE; this is translated from the coding sequence ATGAAAAGCTCTTTGCGTTTAGTCTTTAGCTTTTCTATTATGTTTTTTATTGTTTTAGTATCTGTCTATCTTTTTCTACATAGTTCTTTTTTCAAAGTTGATAAAATTTACGTTAGTGGAGATGAAACAGTTCCCCCTGAAGAAGTTATTTCTTTGTCAAGTTTAGAGAAAGGTATAAATATTTTTAGGGTTAATAAAGAGCTAACTTCCAGATCAGTCGAAATACATCCAATGATAAAAAAAGCTAATATAAATAGAAGAATTCCTAGGAGTATTGAAATTGATATCCATGAAAGAAAAGTATGGGCTGTTGTTCCCGCCAATGGAAACTTATTATTTATAGATAATGAAGGAGTATTATTAGATAGAGCCTCAAGTGCTAAAATAAATAACTATCTCATTATTACAATGGATAAAGTACCTGAACGTATAACCTTAGGACAAGTTGTTAATAAAGACGTTGTTAGAATGATATCTCCATTAATAGAACAGTTGAGTTCGGATGAAAAAAGACATATATCCCAATTTCATTATCATAATAAGGAAGATTCATTAACAATTTTTACTTTGAATGGTACAGAAATTAGATTTGGGGATAAAGAAAGGTTTGAAGAAAAAGTAAAATTTTTTAATAATATTTTATTATTTGAACAGCAGCTAAATGAAGAGGGTAGAGATGTATTAAAATATGTAGATTTAAGGTTTAAAGGACAACCTATAGTTAGTACTTTACTAGGATCATCCACTAGTACAACCCAAATGCCAGAGGTGAATATTTATGAATAG
- the ftsA gene encoding cell division protein FtsA, whose amino-acid sequence MVSLDVGTSSIKATLGEVGQAKDVSILGISQVPSLGLRKGNIVDIESTAKSIDTCLNDLERLTGTPIDKAIIGFSGASVYALNNHAVVAVGNPTYEITKDDKERVLQSARNMALPPDKTIVQTIERQYIVDGYDGVKDPVGMVGSRLEVEVVIIIATTAAIQNLQRSINRINLDIDNLVYTPLLTAESVLTPTEKEMGVVIVDIGGGTTNVTVFEQGSMSTTTVLPVGGEFVTKDIAIILRTSIEEANRVKERYGVASTELAKTDVLIDIHNLQGSDVKQVNQYMVAEIIYARIEELAQLIYEELQVAGVIDKLPGGIVLSGGGAQLTGIVEVLEELLELPVRLGIPENIRGVPTDFNKPQNAVVLGALNYKVNQLGSEVELNYSQESLLDKIIYWFKDLFR is encoded by the coding sequence ATTGTTAGTTTAGATGTAGGTACTAGTTCGATTAAAGCTACCCTTGGTGAAGTTGGTCAAGCAAAAGATGTTAGCATATTAGGGATTTCACAAGTGCCTTCATTAGGTCTAAGAAAAGGTAATATAGTTGATATAGAAAGCACCGCTAAATCTATTGATACATGTCTAAATGATTTAGAAAGACTGACAGGTACACCTATTGATAAAGCAATAATAGGGTTTTCAGGTGCAAGTGTTTATGCACTAAATAATCATGCAGTAGTTGCTGTTGGCAATCCAACTTATGAAATAACAAAAGATGATAAAGAAAGAGTGCTTCAATCAGCTCGAAATATGGCATTGCCACCAGATAAAACAATTGTACAAACCATAGAAAGGCAGTATATAGTTGATGGTTATGATGGAGTAAAAGATCCAGTCGGAATGGTAGGGAGTAGGTTAGAAGTTGAAGTAGTTATAATAATTGCAACTACTGCTGCTATACAAAACCTACAAAGAAGTATCAATAGAATTAATTTAGATATTGATAACTTAGTATATACTCCCTTATTAACAGCAGAATCTGTACTTACACCTACAGAAAAAGAAATGGGTGTTGTGATTGTAGATATTGGTGGAGGAACTACAAATGTAACTGTTTTTGAGCAAGGAAGTATGTCAACAACTACCGTTTTGCCTGTTGGTGGTGAGTTTGTAACAAAAGATATTGCAATAATTCTTAGAACATCAATTGAAGAAGCCAATAGGGTGAAAGAACGCTATGGTGTAGCCTCTACTGAATTGGCCAAAACAGATGTACTTATAGATATACATAATTTACAAGGTAGTGATGTTAAACAAGTTAATCAGTATATGGTTGCAGAAATTATTTATGCTAGAATTGAAGAATTAGCACAATTAATTTATGAAGAACTTCAAGTAGCAGGGGTTATAGATAAACTTCCTGGTGGAATAGTCTTATCTGGTGGAGGAGCCCAACTAACAGGTATAGTAGAAGTTTTAGAAGAACTTCTTGAGTTGCCAGTACGGTTAGGTATTCCCGAAAATATTAGAGGAGTTCCTACTGATTTTAATAAACCACAGAATGCTGTAGTGCTAGGAGCATTAAATTATAAAGTTAACCAATTAGGTTCAGAAGTAGAGTTGAATTATAGCCAGGAGAGTTTACTTGATAAAATTATTTACTGGTTTAAAGATCTATTTAGATAG
- the murA gene encoding UDP-N-acetylglucosamine 1-carboxyvinyltransferase, translating to MEQFNIWGGTPLKGQIRISGSKNSTLPIMAASIMSSEEVIIKNVPDLEDVRVMALALQELGAKVTKEKDVLIINSKNINSSELPEKISRKMRASNLVMGALLGRLKNAQVAYPGGCAIGSRPMDLHVKGFEKLGYVITEEYGYMKGKAQDIKGNEIMLDFPSVGATENIMMAAALTPGTTIIRNAAREPEVVDLQNFLNRMGANIKGAGLDAIRIKGVERLGRVEHTVIPDRIEAGTFMIASAITSGDVWLENVVVEHIHPVISKLSEIGVMVSVANGGLRIVGNRKRYKPSDIKTMPYPGFPTDMQPQFMSFLSTINGTSLVVETIFENRFMHVQELCRMGADIKIEGRVAIIKGSDKLEGARVEASDLRAGAALVLAGLSAIDETVVTGIEHINRGYENILEKLTTLGAKITSTQKVDG from the coding sequence TTGGAACAATTTAATATTTGGGGAGGTACACCATTAAAAGGTCAGATTAGAATTAGTGGTTCTAAAAATTCAACTTTGCCTATAATGGCTGCAAGCATTATGTCTTCAGAAGAAGTGATAATAAAAAATGTTCCTGATCTTGAAGATGTAAGGGTTATGGCTTTAGCTTTACAGGAGTTAGGAGCTAAAGTTACTAAAGAAAAAGATGTCCTTATAATTAATAGCAAAAATATAAATTCATCAGAATTACCTGAAAAAATATCTAGAAAAATGCGAGCATCTAACTTGGTTATGGGGGCGCTATTAGGACGACTTAAGAATGCACAAGTAGCATATCCTGGAGGATGTGCTATTGGCTCAAGGCCCATGGATCTACATGTAAAAGGTTTTGAGAAGCTAGGGTATGTTATTACTGAAGAGTATGGTTATATGAAAGGAAAAGCCCAAGATATTAAAGGAAATGAAATAATGTTAGATTTTCCTAGTGTGGGTGCTACTGAAAATATAATGATGGCAGCTGCTTTGACACCAGGAACAACCATAATAAGGAATGCAGCACGAGAACCTGAAGTAGTAGATTTACAAAACTTTTTAAATAGAATGGGTGCTAATATAAAAGGAGCAGGGTTAGATGCTATAAGGATAAAAGGTGTGGAAAGACTAGGTAGGGTTGAGCATACTGTTATTCCGGATAGAATTGAAGCAGGTACCTTTATGATAGCATCGGCTATAACAAGTGGAGATGTGTGGCTTGAAAATGTAGTTGTAGAACATATTCATCCAGTAATCTCTAAGCTAAGTGAAATAGGAGTAATGGTATCAGTAGCTAATGGTGGCTTAAGAATAGTAGGTAATCGCAAAAGATATAAACCATCAGATATAAAAACAATGCCTTATCCTGGGTTTCCAACAGATATGCAGCCACAATTTATGTCATTTCTCTCAACAATAAATGGCACAAGTTTAGTAGTAGAAACTATTTTTGAAAATCGATTTATGCATGTTCAAGAGTTGTGCAGAATGGGTGCAGATATAAAGATTGAAGGTAGGGTAGCAATAATAAAAGGTAGTGATAAATTAGAGGGTGCACGTGTTGAAGCTTCTGATTTAAGAGCTGGAGCTGCTTTAGTTCTAGCAGGGTTATCTGCTATAGATGAAACAGTCGTTACTGGAATAGAGCATATTAATAGAGGTTATGAAAACATACTAGAAAAATTAACAACACTAGGTGCCAAAATAACAAGTACTCAAAAGGTTGATGGTTAA
- a CDS encoding DUF881 domain-containing protein has translation MNSKSAQISIAIVCLVLGIMLAIQFRATEENPNNIRTARTGDITLKLVTLTEERDVLAQEVVSLREKLNNVREHDQAMADLQSELQVASMYAGLIAVEGPGVIVTLDDSDRELYPGEDPNNLLVHDEDILKVINELKASGAEAIAVNDERVTSMSEIRCAGTTILVNWTKIAPPFEIKAVGEPDMLESGLAMRGGILESLKIYGIETDIEKHERLEIPAYAGSMRFNYAQPLQSNEKAAN, from the coding sequence ATGAATAGTAAAAGTGCACAAATTTCTATAGCTATTGTTTGTTTAGTATTAGGTATAATGTTAGCTATTCAATTTAGAGCTACAGAGGAAAATCCTAATAATATAAGAACTGCTAGAACAGGGGACATAACGTTAAAGTTAGTTACATTAACTGAAGAAAGGGATGTACTAGCTCAAGAAGTTGTGTCTTTAAGAGAAAAGTTAAATAATGTAAGAGAACATGATCAAGCTATGGCTGATTTACAAAGTGAACTACAGGTAGCTAGCATGTATGCGGGACTAATAGCTGTTGAAGGACCAGGTGTAATTGTTACCTTAGACGATAGTGATAGGGAACTTTATCCTGGAGAAGATCCAAATAATTTATTAGTTCACGATGAAGATATTCTAAAAGTTATAAATGAACTTAAGGCTTCAGGTGCAGAAGCTATTGCAGTAAATGATGAACGTGTAACTTCTATGTCTGAAATACGATGTGCAGGTACAACCATTCTTGTTAACTGGACTAAAATTGCACCACCTTTTGAAATTAAAGCTGTTGGTGAACCCGATATGCTAGAAAGTGGACTTGCTATGCGAGGTGGAATCTTAGAATCTCTTAAAATATATGGAATTGAAACGGATATAGAAAAACATGAGAGATTAGAGATACCTGCTTATGCAGGTAGTATGAGATTTAATTATGCACAACCTCTACAATCTAATGAAAAGGCGGCGAATTAA
- a CDS encoding small basic family protein, with amino-acid sequence MWLLVLFCLILGIFIGFQLPLFLPDFYAKYMSIAVLAALDSVFGGIRAYIEETFDNTVFITGFITNTLLAAAIAYLGDRLGVELYLAAVIVFGVRIFQNLGIIRRYLIKKY; translated from the coding sequence ATGTGGTTATTAGTACTTTTTTGTTTAATATTAGGTATTTTTATTGGTTTTCAACTACCTTTATTTTTACCAGATTTTTATGCAAAATATATGTCAATTGCTGTCCTTGCTGCATTAGATTCGGTTTTTGGAGGTATTAGAGCTTATATAGAAGAAACATTTGATAATACAGTATTTATTACTGGTTTTATTACAAATACTCTTTTAGCAGCTGCTATAGCATATTTAGGAGACCGTCTAGGGGTTGAATTGTACTTAGCAGCAGTGATTGTATTTGGTGTAAGGATATTCCAAAATTTAGGGATAATACGTCGATATCTAATTAAAAAATACTAA